The proteins below come from a single Necator americanus strain Aroian chromosome V, whole genome shotgun sequence genomic window:
- a CDS encoding hypothetical protein (NECATOR_CHRV.G20848.T1), which produces MADQLTEEQIAEFKEAFSLFDKDGDGTITTKELGTVMRSLGQNPTEAELQDMINEVDADGNGTIDFPEFLTMMARKMKDTDSEEEIREAFRVFDKDGNGFISAAELRHVMTNLGEKLTDEEVDEMIREADIDGDGQVNYEEFVTMMTTK; this is translated from the exons ATGGCCGATCAACTGACTGAGGAACAGATTGCTG AGTTCAAGGAAgccttttctttgtttgacaAGGATGGTGACGGTACCATTACCACTAAAGAATTGGGTACCGTTATGCGATCGCTTGGTCAGAACCCAACAGAAGCCGAGCTGCAAGATATGATCAATGAGGTCGACGCAGACg GAAATGGAACTATTGATTTCCCTGAATTCCTCACAATGATGGCGAGGAAAATGAAGGACACGGATAGCGAAGAAGAAATCCGCGAAGCATTCCGG GTGTTCGACAAAGAcggcaacggtttcatctCGGCAGCTGAACTGCGCCATGTGATGACCAACCTCGGTGAAAAGCTCACTGATGAAGAAGTTGATGAAATGATCCGTGAGGCTGACATCGACGGAGATGGACAAGTGAACTATGAAG AGTTCGTTACGATGATGACGACCAAGTAA